A single region of the Anticarsia gemmatalis isolate Benzon Research Colony breed Stoneville strain chromosome 19, ilAntGemm2 primary, whole genome shotgun sequence genome encodes:
- the LOC142981012 gene encoding ATP-sensitive inward rectifier potassium channel 12-like produces MTEKEEYRCFSFDTTDESEENSIEEIVLLEPGVYIPKKKISHHQKNSRSQNKRIVFKNGEFNIDKPDSFQRSIFSKWFITLVEARWRWTLLHFFTAFTSDWLIFGFIYWIIALTHGDLTEEHLPPNQNSTNWVPCVENIYGFTSSFLFSIEVHTTVAYGKRAITLECPQTITAMCFQCIVSQIFQAFMVGILFAKLTRPKSRTQTILFSRQTVVTLRDGKLCMIFRVGDVRKSRILNITASVYVLKCGYISDDFEQTELKVEMDGCESTFFLWPVSIIHVIDENSPLYGVSAADLLLGKFEILAVFEGIIESTGQQVQARTSYTENDILWGHRFLPMVKPDGERNMYSVDFSKLCETERFDTPLCSASEYKSVVSLYELDEF; encoded by the exons ATGACTGAAAAAGAAGAATACAGATGTTTCAGTTTTGACACTACGGATGAAAGTGAAGAAAACTCTATAGAAGAAATAGTGCTACTAGAACCAGGAGTTTATATTCCCAAGAAAA AAATATCACATCATCAAAAAAACTCACGATCACAAAACAAAAGGATCGTCTTCAAGAACGGAGAATTCAACATCGACAAACCAGACTCGTTCCAACGAAGTATCTTCTCCAAATGGTTTATCACACTAGTCGAGGCACGATGGAGGTGGACGCTTCTCCACTTCTTCACAGCCTTCACCAGCGATTGGCTGATTTTCGGCTTCATCTACTGGATTATTGCATTGACCCATGGGGACTTGACTGAGGAACATTTACCACCAAATCAGAATTCAACAAACTGGGTCCCTTGTGTCGAAAATATCTATGGATTTACTTCCAGCTTTCTCTTTAGCATCGAAGTTCATACAACCGTGGCTTATGGTAAACGGGCCATTACCTTAGAATGCCCCCAAACTATCACGGCTATGTGCTTTCAGTGTATCGTCAGTCAAATCTTCCAAGCATTCATGGTTGGGATTTTGTTCGCGAAATTGACAAGACCTAAATCAAGAACTCAAACCATTCTGTTCAGCAGACAAACTGTTGTTACCTTAAGAGATGGAAAGCTATGTATGATATTCAGAGTAGGTGATGTGAGGAAATCGAGAATTCTGAATATAACTGCTTCAGTGTACGTGCTAAAATGTGGATATATCAGTGATGATTTTGAACAGACTGAATTAAAAGTTGAAATGGATGGCTGTGAATCAACATTTTTCTTATGGCCGGTGTCTATCATACATGTGATTGATGAAAATAGTCCTTTATATGGAGTATCTGCTGCAGATTTGCTGTTAGGAAAGTTTGAAATTTTAGCAGTGTTTGAAGGGATTATTGAGTCGACTGGTCAGCAAGTGCAAGCGAGGACCAGTTACACGGAGAACGACATTTTGTGGGGACATAGGTTTTTGCCTATGGTAAAACCAGATGGTGAAAGAAATATGTATAGTGTAGACTTTTCTAAACTGTGTGAGACTGAAAGGTTTGACACGCCTTTGTGTTCAGCCAGTGAATACAAATCTGTGGTGTCTTTGTATGAACTTGATGAGTTCTAG